A region from the Nitrospinaceae bacterium genome encodes:
- a CDS encoding pyruvate carboxylase subunit B encodes MSLTDRVQYLLDNPEVGIADTTLRDAHQSLWATRMPNKMALGAFPEIDDAGFFSLEVWGGATFDTALRFLAEDPWENLDRLKERARKTPLQMLLRGQNGVGYGKIPNDVLRAFIREAHHAGIDIFRTFDAMNDPRNLENAVRFVREAGGHNQVCASYTESPVHTPEYFIGFVETLVERGLLDPASPNESFCIKDMAGVAKPGTVARVVRAVRAKYPRLLIQIHCHYSSGLAPATCFAAVEAGANVIDGAISSMSQSTSLTAVETLAEMFGETSQEVNLRKELLPVIRDYFLPSAEQRHLAHSYVPVDVAALEHKIPGGMWSNYVVQLSDMGLAGRTAEVLKLFPVIWKKLGYPPLVTPTSQIVGAETALTILRGDDYQRSKQLMDYIDGIYGKPLGKIDPDLQRKIVGHTDPIDYDAPMEIPPDSLEQCRTELEEQGLLQSERDAISYAMFPGQALPFFKWRAGQSPSPREESDPSLGEAELLRRDASKVEESYRMLFGGWGAGSAYME; translated from the coding sequence ATGAGCCTTACCGATAGAGTGCAGTATCTTTTAGACAATCCTGAAGTTGGGATTGCGGATACAACTCTCAGGGACGCCCATCAGTCCCTCTGGGCGACCCGTATGCCCAACAAGATGGCGTTGGGTGCTTTTCCTGAAATCGATGACGCTGGCTTTTTCTCTCTTGAGGTATGGGGCGGCGCCACCTTCGATACTGCTCTGCGTTTTCTCGCAGAGGATCCCTGGGAGAATTTAGATCGTCTAAAGGAGCGTGCCCGTAAGACGCCTCTTCAAATGCTTTTGCGGGGCCAGAATGGCGTAGGCTACGGCAAGATTCCTAACGATGTCCTGCGAGCCTTTATCCGAGAGGCTCATCACGCTGGTATCGATATCTTCCGCACCTTCGATGCCATGAACGACCCTCGGAATCTGGAGAACGCCGTGCGCTTCGTGCGCGAGGCTGGGGGACACAACCAGGTCTGCGCTAGCTACACCGAAAGCCCAGTTCACACCCCGGAATATTTCATTGGTTTTGTCGAAACTCTGGTCGAGCGCGGATTGCTTGACCCAGCTAGTCCTAATGAGAGTTTTTGTATCAAAGACATGGCCGGGGTCGCTAAGCCCGGCACCGTTGCTCGGGTAGTTCGCGCAGTGCGAGCCAAGTATCCCCGCCTCCTGATTCAAATCCACTGCCACTATTCCAGTGGTCTGGCCCCCGCCACATGTTTTGCGGCCGTTGAGGCCGGGGCAAATGTTATTGACGGTGCCATCTCTTCCATGAGCCAATCCACCTCCTTAACCGCCGTAGAAACACTTGCCGAAATGTTCGGAGAAACTTCTCAAGAAGTTAATTTGAGGAAGGAACTTCTTCCCGTGATTCGAGACTACTTTCTCCCCTCCGCCGAGCAGCGTCATCTTGCCCATTCCTACGTACCGGTGGATGTGGCTGCCCTGGAGCATAAAATACCCGGAGGTATGTGGAGTAACTATGTCGTCCAACTCTCGGACATGGGTTTAGCTGGAAGGACGGCCGAGGTTCTAAAGCTCTTCCCAGTTATTTGGAAGAAGCTAGGCTACCCCCCACTTGTTACACCCACGAGCCAAATCGTTGGGGCTGAGACAGCTCTTACTATCCTTCGCGGAGACGACTATCAGCGCTCGAAGCAACTCATGGATTACATCGATGGTATCTACGGCAAGCCCTTGGGGAAGATTGACCCTGACCTCCAGCGCAAGATTGTGGGGCACACCGATCCCATCGACTATGACGCACCCATGGAAATCCCTCCTGATTCTCTGGAGCAGTGCCGAACTGAGCTTGAGGAGCAGGGTTTGCTCCAAAGTGAAAGAGACGCCATTAGCTATGCCATGTTTCCGGGCCAGGCTCTGCCCTTTTTTAAGTGGAGGGCGGGTCAGTCTCCCAGTCCCCGAGAGGAGAGCGATCCTAGCCTTGGCGAGGCCGAATTACTGCGTCGCGATGCCTCGAAAGTAGAGGAGTCCTACCGCATGCTTTTTGGTGGGTGGGGTGCTGGAAGCGCCTACATGGAGTAA
- a CDS encoding TIGR03618 family F420-dependent PPOX class oxidoreductase gives MEFEDVRPFLEKNHRCVVTTHRTGGAAHSSIVVCGAYQEQAVFASVHPNSVKIRNLRSDPRCTLLAVTNDWRSFVTIEGEASLLEYSNSEPEEIRMLLREVFRACGDKEHSDWEEYDQAMRDQEAVAVLVRPQKVYGQIR, from the coding sequence ATGGAATTCGAGGATGTTCGTCCTTTTTTAGAGAAAAACCATCGTTGCGTTGTCACCACACATAGAACAGGCGGGGCAGCACATTCTAGCATTGTCGTGTGCGGGGCATATCAAGAGCAGGCGGTGTTCGCATCTGTGCATCCAAATTCGGTCAAGATACGTAATTTGAGGAGCGATCCTCGCTGTACTCTTTTGGCTGTGACAAATGATTGGCGCAGTTTTGTGACTATAGAGGGTGAAGCGAGTTTGCTTGAATATTCAAATTCGGAGCCCGAGGAAATCAGAATGCTTCTTCGCGAAGTTTTTCGCGCTTGTGGAGACAAGGAGCACTCCGATTGGGAAGAATATGACCAAGCGATGCGTGATCAGGAGGCCGTAGCCGTTCTGGTTCGCCCTCAAAAGGTATATGGCCAGATACGTTAG
- a CDS encoding c-type cytochrome yields the protein MINVHQIRFAAVVIAAMLVAAPSLARGAGLVPLPPPKKQNAARVKLGRLLFFEGKLSGDGGVSCASCHIPSKTWTDGKALSEGYPGTLYFRNTPTILNTVYKNRLYRDGRMSGGDLPTLVRDHLTEAHFMLVDGRIFPERLKQVPEYVKLFKKAYGGEPSFGGTLKAVAAFVNTLNSRPSPLDRYLKGEKSALSNEAKKGLALFKGKAGCVKCHSGSLLSDGKFHAVGAPDNTKMFSDPLRHITYRRFLKTLGVGGYMNMREDVGLYAVTKNHKDRGKFRTPSLREVGRTAPYMHGGSLKTLAAVVSFYNKGGGRHANKSPRIKRLRLSKAEQRALVSFLNSLSGARVTMKDPKLPDYKIRKLGQN from the coding sequence ATGATCAACGTTCATCAAATTCGATTCGCCGCAGTGGTTATTGCGGCCATGCTGGTCGCGGCGCCATCGCTGGCCCGGGGGGCGGGGCTTGTTCCGCTGCCGCCACCCAAAAAACAGAATGCCGCACGAGTAAAACTGGGTCGCCTTCTTTTCTTCGAGGGAAAACTTTCGGGTGATGGCGGTGTTAGTTGCGCAAGCTGCCATATCCCCTCGAAGACATGGACCGACGGCAAGGCCCTCTCGGAGGGCTACCCCGGAACGCTTTACTTCAGAAACACGCCCACTATTTTAAATACGGTTTACAAAAATCGCCTCTATCGGGACGGGCGGATGAGCGGCGGCGATCTACCCACCCTCGTGCGTGACCATCTGACCGAGGCTCATTTTATGTTGGTCGATGGACGCATTTTTCCCGAGCGCCTCAAGCAGGTGCCCGAATATGTGAAGCTCTTTAAAAAAGCCTATGGCGGCGAGCCCTCTTTTGGAGGAACCCTCAAGGCCGTTGCTGCCTTTGTCAATACGCTTAACTCCAGGCCTTCTCCCCTTGATCGTTATCTAAAGGGCGAAAAATCGGCGCTTTCTAATGAGGCGAAAAAAGGGCTTGCCCTTTTCAAAGGTAAAGCTGGTTGTGTGAAATGCCATAGTGGCTCCCTTCTGAGCGACGGCAAATTCCATGCTGTTGGGGCCCCCGACAATACGAAAATGTTCAGTGACCCGCTTCGCCACATAACCTATCGGCGGTTTCTCAAAACCCTCGGTGTCGGTGGCTACATGAACATGCGTGAGGACGTGGGTCTGTATGCCGTAACGAAAAACCATAAAGACCGGGGCAAGTTTCGTACCCCATCGCTCCGCGAAGTGGGAAGGACGGCGCCCTACATGCACGGCGGCTCGCTTAAAACGCTTGCGGCCGTTGTTTCTTTCTACAACAAAGGAGGCGGGAGACACGCAAACAAAAGCCCGCGCATTAAGCGGCTCCGGCTCAGTAAGGCCGAGCAGCGTGCGCTGGTTTCGTTTCTTAATTCTCTATCCGGGGCGAGGGTGACAATGAAGGACCCGAAACTTCCCGACTATAAGATCCGCAAGCTGGGTCAAAATTAA
- a CDS encoding amidase, with product MKDDALCFMTVHELGEKIRRLEVSPVEVVEAHIRRIEAVNGDVLGFLNITAEMALKQAKKAEDEIVKDDYRGPLHGIPYGVKDIIDTAGVCTTRGSSIFQNNVPTEDAHCVAQLKKSGAILLGKTHTQEFASGPLSLNPFFGTVRNPWDRNRTTGGSSSGSAASVAARMAPVALGTDTGSSIRGPSALCGLVGLKPTHGRVSLSGVCPNTLSFDHVGPLTRSVQDAALILQVIAGYDERDPFSRDVPVPDFAARLGKDLKGMKLGLCPDLYSNAEVDNEISEVFDNSIDVFRELGAEVKNLSFAYSDQFEEVFQVFMSAEFLEFHRPIYEKNSDGYGEIARKAVESRMGTESCDDLVRAQRKRELLRREVLKLFDEVDVIVTPTLPCVAPPIDTWKAVINGKEVDYTGAITRPFLTPHNMTGCPSIAVPMGFSKDGLPVSVQIIGRHWAEAEVLRAAHAFEVNSPDLLSKSPPS from the coding sequence ATGAAAGACGATGCCCTCTGCTTTATGACGGTTCATGAACTTGGAGAAAAAATTCGGCGCCTTGAGGTTTCTCCTGTTGAGGTGGTTGAGGCGCACATTCGTCGAATCGAGGCTGTAAATGGGGATGTTCTAGGTTTTTTAAATATTACGGCAGAGATGGCCCTCAAGCAGGCGAAAAAGGCGGAAGACGAAATCGTGAAGGACGACTATCGAGGTCCTTTGCACGGAATCCCTTACGGCGTGAAAGATATTATCGACACGGCAGGTGTGTGCACGACAAGAGGTTCGTCGATTTTTCAAAATAACGTGCCAACCGAAGATGCACATTGTGTCGCGCAGTTGAAGAAGTCGGGAGCGATTCTCCTTGGCAAAACACATACACAAGAATTTGCCTCTGGGCCTTTGAGTCTCAATCCTTTCTTCGGGACGGTTCGTAACCCATGGGACCGCAATCGGACCACTGGCGGATCGAGTTCGGGCTCAGCGGCCTCGGTAGCGGCTCGTATGGCTCCGGTGGCATTGGGTACAGACACGGGAAGTTCAATTCGAGGGCCATCGGCCTTATGCGGGCTTGTTGGGTTAAAGCCCACCCATGGAAGAGTGAGTCTGTCAGGAGTATGTCCAAATACGTTGAGTTTTGATCACGTAGGCCCCCTGACGCGTTCGGTTCAAGATGCGGCCCTGATTCTTCAGGTAATTGCAGGCTACGATGAAAGAGATCCTTTTTCCCGTGATGTTCCCGTGCCGGATTTTGCTGCGAGGCTTGGAAAAGACTTAAAAGGGATGAAATTAGGCCTATGCCCAGATCTTTACAGCAATGCCGAGGTAGATAATGAGATATCGGAAGTTTTTGACAATTCGATCGATGTGTTTCGTGAACTGGGGGCGGAGGTAAAGAACTTATCGTTTGCGTACTCTGATCAATTTGAAGAGGTTTTCCAGGTTTTTATGTCGGCAGAATTTCTCGAATTTCATCGACCTATCTACGAGAAAAATTCGGATGGATACGGGGAGATAGCTCGAAAAGCGGTAGAATCGAGAATGGGTACCGAAAGCTGTGATGACCTTGTTCGCGCGCAAAGAAAACGGGAATTGTTGCGCCGGGAGGTGTTGAAGCTATTTGATGAAGTGGATGTGATTGTGACCCCAACACTTCCATGTGTTGCGCCGCCAATAGACACCTGGAAAGCTGTAATTAACGGGAAAGAAGTCGATTATACAGGTGCGATTACGCGCCCATTCTTGACTCCCCATAATATGACTGGCTGCCCGTCTATCGCTGTTCCGATGGGTTTTTCTAAAGATGGATTGCCTGTTTCCGTTCAGATTATCGGACGGCATTGGGCGGAGGCTGAAGTCCTGAGGGCGGCACATGCTTTTGAAGTGAATTCGCCCGATCTTTTATCAAAGAGCCCTCCGAGTTAA
- a CDS encoding arsenate reductase (azurin) small subunit: MTHDTNEERHCLSRRTFLLSSGTAVGVAMVAGIPGLAEAALQTASYPLRKVGKVSQLKVGVPGTIQYPWKDVYSMANIIKLGIPAGGGVGRDQDIVAFNTLCTHMGGPLQGTYKKEHHVLGPCPFHLTTFDLTKHGMVVSGQATESLPQIRLEVKGDDIYATGVMGLIYGYHDNLAAKG, encoded by the coding sequence ATGACACACGATACAAATGAGGAAAGGCATTGCCTCTCCCGGCGCACGTTCCTGCTGAGCAGCGGGACGGCCGTAGGGGTGGCGATGGTTGCGGGAATACCCGGATTGGCCGAGGCCGCGCTTCAAACGGCGAGCTATCCGCTCCGAAAGGTCGGCAAGGTTAGCCAGCTTAAGGTAGGTGTGCCGGGGACGATTCAGTATCCATGGAAGGATGTCTATTCCATGGCCAATATTATCAAGCTAGGCATTCCCGCTGGTGGCGGGGTCGGACGCGATCAAGACATCGTGGCCTTTAACACTCTTTGTACTCACATGGGAGGGCCGCTTCAGGGCACCTACAAAAAAGAACACCATGTTCTTGGTCCATGCCCTTTCCATCTGACCACTTTTGATCTCACGAAACACGGCATGGTGGTTTCCGGTCAAGCGACCGAGAGTCTGCCCCAGATTCGGCTTGAGGTGAAAGGCGACGATATTTATGCGACCGGGGTCATGGGCCTGATTTACGGCTACCACGACAACCTCGCGGCGAAAGGATAA
- a CDS encoding fumarylacetoacetate hydrolase family protein gives MKILRFDDDQIGILKNGDHVVDVSSVIRHRAERGPQRVMEVLIGDFDDYRGEIEKIVERESGVPLSSVKLLSPISRPSKCLAAFVNYLDKPGRTVESLVIEFFHKSPELVGPEGEIELRDIPPVAVFQAEAEFAFIVGKHAKNVTQENAMDYVFGYVPFFDVSARGMTRRSQVLPKGQDTFSPCGPWITTKDEIPDPYSLQVRSWLNGEDRQNYNTRDMAYKIDYQIAWLSKYLQLQPGDVVATGTHHDGIAPINSGEVLEIEIEKLGRTKYFLKGDSPRKDVKFVAGNNLPPKPGMPITQV, from the coding sequence ATGAAAATTCTTCGCTTTGATGATGACCAAATAGGCATTCTTAAAAACGGTGATCATGTTGTTGATGTAAGCAGTGTTATTCGTCACCGAGCCGAACGGGGTCCCCAGAGAGTGATGGAGGTTTTGATCGGCGATTTTGATGATTATCGAGGCGAAATTGAAAAAATAGTGGAGCGAGAAAGTGGCGTGCCTCTGAGCAGCGTAAAACTTCTTTCGCCGATTTCAAGGCCCAGTAAATGTTTGGCGGCATTCGTCAATTACCTGGATAAGCCTGGGCGAACGGTCGAATCTTTGGTTATTGAATTTTTCCACAAATCTCCCGAATTGGTTGGCCCGGAAGGTGAAATTGAACTGAGGGATATTCCTCCGGTGGCCGTATTTCAGGCCGAAGCTGAATTTGCTTTTATTGTTGGCAAACACGCAAAGAACGTTACCCAGGAAAATGCCATGGATTATGTCTTCGGTTACGTTCCGTTTTTTGATGTCTCTGCGCGGGGTATGACCCGACGAAGTCAAGTCTTGCCTAAAGGGCAAGATACATTTTCACCTTGTGGTCCGTGGATTACCACAAAAGATGAGATTCCCGATCCCTATTCTCTCCAGGTGAGATCCTGGCTTAATGGAGAAGATCGGCAGAACTACAATACGAGGGATATGGCCTATAAAATCGACTATCAGATTGCTTGGCTGAGTAAGTATCTTCAGCTTCAGCCAGGAGATGTGGTCGCCACGGGTACCCATCACGATGGCATTGCTCCAATTAATTCAGGCGAGGTTCTCGAAATAGAGATAGAAAAATTGGGCAGAACAAAATATTTCCTTAAAGGGGATAGTCCTCGCAAGGATGTGAAATTTGTTGCCGGTAATAACTTGCCGCCTAAGCCCGGGATGCCCATAACTCAGGTTTAG
- a CDS encoding cytochrome-c peroxidase, protein MFSNMKLARLAAALVLGVLVVGGAVVAQGEKFPAIGPLPPVPVPADNPMSKEKVALGKLLFFDPRLSGDASTSCASCHSPKAGWGDGGDISRGYPGTQHWRNSQTILNSAYYKKLFWAGESTSLEAQAKSAATGNTAGNGDTMMMEERLRQIPEYVKRFKKVFGVDWPTIGDAWRAISAFERTLVSKAKNVPFDRYMKGDKSALSASAKRGLKLFNGKALCIKCHNGALFSDESYHNLGMPQNESFEEDPLRQITLRYQNLIRGVPESVYRKADRDYGLYYTTKQNIDKGKFRTPSLRELKYSAPFMHNGVFFELSEVIDFYNKGGGNIPNKSPLMKELKLFESEKKDLEAFLLSLSSDKPLLMNKPALPPYAVMR, encoded by the coding sequence ATATTTAGCAATATGAAACTGGCTCGGCTCGCTGCCGCCCTGGTGTTGGGGGTTTTGGTGGTGGGCGGCGCGGTAGTCGCACAGGGTGAGAAATTCCCGGCCATTGGGCCGCTCCCACCTGTTCCCGTTCCGGCGGACAATCCGATGTCCAAGGAAAAAGTGGCGCTCGGAAAACTTCTGTTTTTCGACCCTAGGCTCTCTGGCGACGCCAGCACCTCGTGTGCCTCGTGCCACAGCCCGAAGGCGGGCTGGGGCGATGGTGGCGACATTAGCCGAGGCTATCCAGGTACCCAGCACTGGAGAAACTCTCAGACGATACTGAACTCGGCCTATTATAAAAAACTCTTCTGGGCAGGGGAATCGACCAGTCTGGAGGCGCAGGCAAAATCCGCTGCCACCGGTAACACGGCAGGAAACGGCGACACGATGATGATGGAGGAGCGCCTTCGCCAGATACCCGAATACGTAAAGCGCTTCAAGAAAGTATTTGGCGTTGACTGGCCGACGATAGGCGATGCCTGGCGGGCGATCTCCGCTTTCGAGCGCACGCTCGTTTCAAAGGCGAAGAATGTTCCTTTCGACCGCTATATGAAGGGAGACAAGAGCGCTCTTTCGGCAAGCGCGAAGCGTGGCCTCAAACTGTTCAACGGCAAAGCGTTGTGCATCAAGTGCCACAACGGAGCGCTTTTTTCAGATGAGTCCTATCATAATCTTGGAATGCCCCAGAACGAGTCGTTCGAGGAAGATCCGCTTCGCCAAATTACCCTTCGCTACCAGAACCTGATTCGAGGGGTTCCCGAGAGTGTCTACCGAAAGGCGGACCGTGATTACGGTCTCTACTACACGACCAAGCAGAATATCGACAAGGGCAAGTTCCGCACGCCCTCGCTACGAGAGCTCAAGTACTCGGCGCCCTTCATGCACAACGGTGTTTTCTTCGAGCTCTCGGAAGTCATCGACTTCTACAACAAGGGTGGGGGAAACATTCCGAACAAGAGCCCGTTAATGAAAGAGTTGAAACTGTTCGAGTCCGAGAAGAAGGATCTTGAGGCGTTCTTGCTGTCGCTCTCGAGTGACAAGCCTTTGCTAATGAATAAACCGGCTCTGCCGCCCTACGCGGTGATGCGCTGA